A window from Primulina huaijiensis isolate GDHJ02 chromosome 11, ASM1229523v2, whole genome shotgun sequence encodes these proteins:
- the LOC140988085 gene encoding protein IQ-DOMAIN 2-like, with product MGKTKGWFLSVKKALSSDSEEKKAKSGNKSKRNWFGKEKPLGSSSPIPETIEASYPHPLPQLEDVKPTETENEPSNNAYTVSVNSSADVEDVAAEEVVQPRIVTRFSGKSEEEVAAIKVQTAFRGYLARRALRALRGLVRLKSLVDGPIVKRQTANTLKCIQSLSRVQSQIQTRRLRMLEENRALQRQLLQKRATELESLRMGEDWDDSLQSKEQIEASLLQKYEATMRRERALAYSYTHQQTWKKSAKSSNLLFMDPTNPHWGWSWLERWMADRPSETQSSLDKDLNTDNLSIKSANPGTAPGGEITKSFARHQLNPENPSSPSNKKPPSSRQSPATPPSKAIKSSITARKVKSASPEVSSITQDDDSKSNISAQSERNRRHSIAGSTIRDDESLASSMSVPSYMASTKSAKAKSKLPSPLGIDNGSTPEKGSTGTVKKRLSYPPSPARQGRQSGPWKIDTSSIGDNNVDEVIN from the exons ATGGGCAAGACAAAAGGTTGGTTTCTGTCGGTGAAGAAGGCCCTAAGCTCAGATTCTGAGGAAAAGAAAGCTAAG AGTGGAAATAAGTCAAAGCGAAATTGGTTCGGGAAAGAAAAGCCACTGGGATCGAGTTCTCCGATCCCCGAGACCATTGAAGCATCTTATCCTCACCCTCTTCCGCAATTGGAAGATGTGAAGCCAACAGAGACGGAGAATGAACCGTCAAACAATGCTTATACTGTCTCGGTCAATTCATCAGCTGATGTTGAAGATGTAGCAGCTGAAGAGGTTGTCCAGCCCCGAATAGTGACACGGTTTTCAGGAAAATCCGAGGAGGAAGTGGCAGCAATCAAAGTTCAGACCGCATTCCGTGGTTATCTG gcGAGGAGGGCACTGAGAGCTCTAAGAGGGCTTGTGAGACTGAAATCACTTGTTGATGGACCGATTGTGAAACGCCAAACTGCAAACACACTAAAATGCATACAAAGTTTATCTCGTGTGCAGTCTCAGATTCAAACAAGAAGACTCAGAATGTTAGAGGAGAATCGAGCACTTCAGAGACAGCTCTTACAGAAACGTGCTACAGAACTGGAGAGCTTGAGA ATGGGAGAGGACTGGGATGACAGTTTGCAGTCTAAAGAGCAAATCGAGGCGAGCTTGCTTCAGAAGTACGAAGCAACAATGAGGCGAGAAAGAGCACTAGCTTATTCATACACTCATCAG CAAACGTGGAAGAAATCGGCAAAGTCTTCGAACTTGCTTTTCATGGACCCGACTAATCCTCACTGGGGTTGGAGCTGGTTAGAACGATGGATGGCTGATCGGCCATCGGAGACACAAAGCTCGCTGGATAAAGATCTTAATACGGATAATTTATCCATCAAAAGTGCTAATCCTGGAACTGCTCCAGGAGGAGAAATTACTAAATCTTTTGCCCGTCATCAGCTAAATCCTGAAAATCCATCTTCTCCATCCAACAAAAAACCGCCTTCTAGCCGCCAGTCCCCTGCCACACCCCCTTCAAAGGCCATTAAGTCTTCAATAACTGCAAGAAAGGTGAAATCTGCAAGCCCGGAAGTCAGTTCAATAACTCAAGACGACGATTCAAAAAGTAATATAAGTGCACAATCAGAGAGAAACAGGAGGCATAGTATTGCTGGTTCAACGATTAGGGACGATGAGAGCTTGGCAAGTTCTATGTCTGTTCCGAGTTACATGGCATCCACTAAGTCAGCAAAAGCTAAGTCGAAGCTCCCAAGTCCATTAGGAATCGACAATGGCAGCACACCTGAAAAGGGTTCAACCGGAACTGTCAAGAAGCGGCTTTCCTATCCACCTTCGCCTGCCAGACAGGGGAGGCAGTCAGGGCCCTGGAAAATCGACACTAGCTCCATCGGTGACAATAATGTGGATGAagttatcaattaa
- the LOC140987751 gene encoding uncharacterized protein produces the protein MADPTVNRNWPEVNDRRSENNEKSKENNCLDPELFSCLLQPSPPDSDPNYIGIRRLFLNQKAKSSVFSRKNWRCNGKGYVAYRNFINRPRNWDSVQTPSQTSTPGDSGRWISSPPPRSHLFDVSSWSISRDLRSSSQALSHSTSFSSNTSDIERPRKKGEPAYSFVGMHCIFDQCKAMVTVIKFGHMSSDLLAYGASDGSLTVCTVLTPPSVLKQLTGHTKDVTDFDFSANNQYIASSSIDKTVRVWDTSKGLCMRVIYGISSQLCIRFHPVNNNFLSVGNSNKEIMVFNFSAGRMINKSNFDSDVTAMDHDHMGQLISCGDALGCVDTVRMNSHTGVLSRSHRYRSSGKQKSPVATVQYRTFSLLANGPVLLTFSQGGSLSFFSVSLEIQGYLTLRCALKLSARLHSIRASFCPLLSLEKGDIVVAGSEDTNVYFYDLTRPRHACVNKLQGHGFPAIGVAWNNGENLLASSDFGGTLIVWKRAKTVINVGNSFAYELAAIAILDLPSAICLLAFSRLQFYFMNGILT, from the exons ATGGCCGATCCAACGGTCAACAGAAACTGGCCGGAAGTTAATGATCGGAGATCCGAAAACAATGAAAAGAGTAAAGAAAATAACTGTTTGGATCCAGAATTGTTCAGTTGTTTGCTTCAACCATCTCCGCCTGACTCTGATCCCAATTACATCGGAATTCGCCGCTTATTCCTCAATCAAAAGGCTAAATCCAGTGTTTTCAGCCGCAAG AACTGGAGATGTAATGGAAAAGGTTACGTCGCCTACCGTAATTTTATTAATAGGCCAAGAAATTGGGACAGTGTGCAGACACCAAGTCAAACGAGCACTCCAGGAGATAG CGGACGATGGATATCATCTCCTCCGCCTCGCTCCCATTTGTTTGATGTGAGCAGCTGGAGTATTAGCAGG GATCTTCGAAGTTCTAGTCAAGCATTGAGTCACAGCACAAGTTTTAGTTCTAATACAAGTGATATAGAGCGCCCCAGAAAAAAGGGTGAACCCGCGTATTCATTTGTAGGGATGCACTGCATATTTGACCAATGCAAGGCCATGG TTACGGTCATAAAGTTCGGGCATATGAGTTCTGATCTGCTTGCTTATGGAGCATCAGATGGAAGCTTGACTGTATGCACTGTCTTGACACCACCATCAGTTCTGAAGCAGTTAACAGGACATACAAAAGATGTCACAG ATTTTGATTTCTCAGCAAACAATCAGTATATTGCTTCTTCCTCAATTGATAAAACGGTACGAGTATGGGACACATCAAAAGGGCTTTGCATGAGGGTGATTTATGGAATTTCTTCACAACTTTGTATTCGCTTTCATCCT GTGAACAATAATTTCCTCTCTGTTGGCAACTCAAATAAAGAGATCATG GTGTTCAACTTTAGCGCTGGCAGAatgatcaataaatcaaatttcGACAGTGACGTTACCGCTATGGATCATGACCACATGGGTCAACTTATCTCCTGTGGCGATGCTCTG GGATGTGTTGACACAGTTAGAATGAATTCGCATACTGGTGTTCTATCCCGGTCTCACCGCTATCGAAGCAGTGGCAAACAAAAGTCTCCGGTCGCTACGGTTCAGTACCGAACCTTTTCCTTGCTCGCAAATGGTCCAGTGTTACTGACTTTTTCTCAAGGTGGAAGTTTATCTTTCTTCag TGTGTCTTTGGAGATACAAGGATATTTGACCCTCCGCTGCGCGCTGAAATTGTCTGCCCGTTTGCATAGTATTCGTGCCTCTTTCTGTCCTTTGCTTTCCCTCGAAAAAGGAGA CATTGTAGTTGCTGGAAGTGAGGATACTAATGTCTACTTCTACGATTTAACTCGACCAAGGCACGCGTGTGTTAACAAATTACAG GGTCATGGTTTCCCAGCTATAGGCGTTGCTTGGAATAATGGGGAGAATTTGTTAGCTTCTTCTGATTTTGGCGGCACTTTGATTGTTTGGAAGAGAGCTAAGACAG TGATCAACGTTGGTAACAGTTTTGCATATGAGCTGGCGGCAATCGCCATATTGGATCTGCCATCAGCCATCTGTTTACTTGCATTTTCACGTCTTCAGTTTTATTTCATGAACGGTATTTTGActtaa
- the LOC140987599 gene encoding B-box zinc finger protein 21-like has protein sequence MKILCYICRKEEASVFCPADEASLCQNCDIRVHRANKLAEKHTRFSLLHPQFQDSPLCDICQEKRALFFCQEDRALLCKECDSSIHKANEHTKKHNRFLLTGVKLSAAAASFNVQASSSESGSETKMKNSIACKTNFQSNLMTNCSESSSNPWGDNNESSKAASQVSTSSRTDYLMETLPSWHVEDLMDTSSHYGFCKVCSMFLDFLFLYLPILSSSLSKRLNHHYLEEQRNSNGS, from the exons ATGAAGATTCTATGTTATATTTGCCGGAAAGAAGAAGCCTCTGTTTTTTGCCCTGCGGATGAGGCTTCCCTGTGTCAAAACTGCGATATTCGAGTCCACAGAGCCAATAAACTAGCCGAAAAACACACTAGGTTCTCTCTTCTCCATCCTCAGTTTCAAGACTCACCATTATGTGACATATGCCAG GAAAAGAGAGCACTATTCTTCTGTCAAGAAGACAGAGCGTTACTTTGCAAAGAGTGTGATAGTTCAATACACAAAGCCAATGAACATACAAAAAAGCACAATAGATTTCTACTTACCGGGGTTAAGCTTTCTGCAGCTGCTGCTTCATTTAATGTGCAAGCCTCATCCAGCGAATCAGGATCAGAAACAAAGATGAAGAATTCCATAGCATGTAAAACTAATTTCCAGTCAAATTTGATGACCAACTGCTCAGAATCATCATCAAATCCTTGGGGAGATAACAATGAGTCAAGCAAAGCCGCGAGCCAAGTTTCGACCAGTAGCAGAACAGATTATTTAATGGAGACTTTACCCAGTTGGCATGTTGAAGATTTGATGGATACTTCTTCTCATTATGGTTTCTGCAAGGTTTGTAGCATGTTTctcgattttttgtttttatatttacCAATCCTCAGTTCCTCACTAAGTAAGAGACTTAACCATCATTACTTGGAGGAGCAAAGGAATTCAAATGGCTCGTGA